One window of Gemmatimonadota bacterium genomic DNA carries:
- a CDS encoding PfkB family carbohydrate kinase: MNRKPPNNHSWKRELIDRFPDLRVLVVGDVMLDVYEFCRTGDSKPIDSEKAGKRAYKAQETIKVLGGAGNVAANLASLDVRTALVGVTGDDEHYFKIRDLADGLSIRHGLIRDESRPTTTKVRLYLDDDYLLRRDTESTGRVDGRISAALVKEVLRALPETDAVVLSDYDKGVFTAENAGQIIGECRLHEIPVVVDFKPGNRAAFAGADIIAPNASEAAALIGGFSTDRLETDCRRLHDALGCRNTVVTLGEQGLCGFGTGGFFHVSGHRVVPVDRVGCGDTVRAGLAIGAALGLPLREAGELANDAATVIVQKPATSVLSRRELRDFVSRKCAGETQSEAVLAGREGEPSE; this comes from the coding sequence ATGAACCGGAAACCGCCGAATAACCACAGTTGGAAACGCGAGCTCATCGACCGTTTCCCGGACTTGCGCGTCCTGGTCGTCGGGGACGTCATGCTCGACGTTTACGAATTCTGCCGGACCGGGGACAGCAAGCCCATCGATTCGGAGAAGGCGGGCAAGCGGGCCTACAAGGCGCAGGAAACGATCAAGGTGCTCGGCGGCGCGGGCAACGTGGCCGCCAACCTGGCTTCCCTGGACGTGCGGACCGCCCTCGTGGGGGTGACGGGCGACGACGAACATTATTTCAAGATCCGGGACCTTGCCGACGGTTTATCCATACGGCACGGTCTGATCCGGGACGAGAGCCGGCCCACCACCACCAAGGTCCGGCTTTACCTGGACGACGACTATCTGTTGCGCCGCGATACCGAAAGCACCGGCCGGGTGGACGGCCGGATCTCCGCCGCGCTGGTGAAGGAAGTCCTTCGCGCCTTGCCCGAAACCGACGCGGTTGTTCTGAGCGACTACGACAAGGGCGTCTTTACCGCGGAGAACGCCGGCCAGATCATCGGCGAATGCCGCCTCCACGAAATCCCCGTCGTGGTCGATTTCAAGCCCGGCAACCGGGCGGCCTTCGCCGGTGCGGACATCATCGCGCCGAACGCCTCCGAAGCCGCCGCGCTCATTGGCGGGTTTTCCACGGACCGGCTGGAAACCGACTGCCGCCGCCTTCACGACGCGCTTGGTTGCCGCAATACCGTCGTGACTCTGGGCGAGCAAGGACTCTGCGGCTTCGGAACGGGCGGATTCTTCCATGTTTCCGGACATCGCGTCGTACCCGTGGACAGGGTCGGCTGCGGCGATACCGTGCGGGCCGGGCTCGCCATCGGCGCGGCCCTGGGTCTTCCCCTCAGGGAGGCCGGAGAACTGGCCAACGACGCGGCTACCGTCATCGTGCAGAAGCCCGCCACGTCCGTGCTTTCCCGGCGGGAACTCCGCGATTTCGTGTCCCGTAAATGCGCAGGGGAAACGCAATCCGAGGCCGTGCTCGCCGGGCGTGAAGGAGAGCCGTCCGAGTAA